The Lewinellaceae bacterium nucleotide sequence TTAGGCACTCAGCTACACCGACCTTCAGGTCGGTGTAGTTTCAAACCAGATAAATTAAGGCCTTCAGGCCTTTATTGTTGGTAAATTCAATAATAAAAGGCCAGAAGGCCCGGGTTTTACTGATTACTACTTATGCCCCAACCTGAATGTCAGGATAGCTGAAAATAATTCAATATTCATTTAATTTTGCCCAGGAACTTACAACCAAATAGTTTACAATTCTATTTTTTCGTTCATTTATAAAACTTTTTTAGTTATATTTTTGCAATAAATAATTTTATTGATTACATTTGTATTGAAAACAAAACAAACACTCTTTCACTATCAGCACTATCCGGACACCAGATGAAGTCCTTATTTATTACTTACTAAAAACCAGGAAACGCGCTTTCCAAAAATTACCCGGAACCTCAAAACGGGTGATTTACCCGGAAAATCTATTTTAACCAGTTTGACACGCGCTGTACATTTGAGATCTGAAAAAAGGTATGGCAAAAACGAAAGCCTGTCGGAGCATCAGCTCTTGGACAGGCTTTCTTCGTTTTCAAGGCGGTGGGTTAATACAAGAGACATTGGTTTTTTGGGTACAAGAGGCGTAAACGTGTTTTTAAGGGTTATCTCTGTTAATCAGAGTCATAAATAGGACAATTTCAGGGCCACAGGATCAAAGAGAAACTGTTTGCCCCGGATATCAACCTGAAGTTTTCTTTCCGGGATTGAAGCCTTCTTTTTTTTGTCGAACGAAATCACCTTTACACCATGTTCCAAATCATCTTCATCAATAAGTACAATGAGAAAGGCATTCTCCTTACTGGTGACGAGCTTGTATGTGGCACGCAAGTGGTTTGCTTCCTGAAAAATGCTGTACTCCTTTGAGAGATTTTTCAGGAAATTTTTCGGGTTCTTTTCTGCCATAGCCAAATATTGGGGGGATTAAAAAATCATTTCTTTATTTTTGTAAGTATCGGTACATCTGGATTGGTTACATCCAGATCATATTCATCCGTATCTGAATCAATAAGATTAATAATCTGCGGGATGCCGTCGGCCATGCCCACTTCAATTTCATTAAAATTTCCCTGGAGCGTTATATCGCCTTCGTCGATAACAATGAAAACCCTGCTTTCATATTCAACCACCTTCATCGGTACCGCAACACCGTTCGCGTCCGTAAAAATTCCGCTGTAAATCTTATAAGGTTTCCGTGCCATTTGTCTTGTTTTTTAGGTTTATTAAGATTTTCGTTTTATTTCCACAAAATTCGGTCAACCGGAATAAACATACTTACCATATTTTCATTTATTTTAGGTTTCTAATATTTTAAAAAATTTGATTAAACATTTATAATCAATTACTTACAATGTTATTGTATAAAATCATATTTTTACTTATTTTAAATGTCGTTCCATTATGAATGCAAAGAAAAGGGAATAAATTGAAAAAAAATTACACATTTTTTGATAATTTTAGGTTTTTAAATTTAAAATAAATTTTCTTTTAAATTGATTATCAATACTTTATAAAAACCAAAGTAAATCATGGGAAAATCAACAGAGCTCTTTGAGTTGATAAAATCGTTCAATAAAGCCGAAAAAAAATATTTCAAGGCTTTTTCAAGCCAATTCAAGTCGGAGCAGGAACTAAGTTATGTGGAGTTATTTGATTTGATCGACGCGCAGGAGGAATACGATGAAACAAAAATTGAAGCACAGTTGAGCAACAGGGTATTCGCCAAAAATCTTTCCAACGGAAAAAACTATCTCTACCATTTTTTACTAAAGTGCCTGCACAATTTCCACTCAGGAAAATCGGTGCGAATTCAAATCCGGGAGTTATATATAAACGCTGCCCTGCTCACCGAAAGGAGATTGAACACACATGCTATAAAACTCCTTGCCAAAGCGGAAAAAATCGCACTTGAGTACGAGATGAACCACGAATTACTGACCATCAATTTATTACAAAGGCACCTTTTTAGAACGTTTACTGAAAAAAACGTAAAAGAAAGGATCCATAAACTTCATAATACCTTTAACCAGGCCATACGACAAATTGAAAGAGAGCACCTGCTGCAATCCCAATATGAGAACCTGTATATCATTCACCGCCCGAATAATACTCCGATAGAAGCACTGGACGAATTGTTCCAAAAATATCAGATAGTTATTGATGCCCTCATCCCCAAAGACCCGATTACTTTTAATGAATTATCTATACGTTGCTGGACCAATTCAACCTACTACCGCAGGAAAAAGAAATACAAAGAGGCGGCGGATAGTTATGAAATGCTGAACTTATATTTTGATCAGCACTCCCGGTTTAAGATCGAATACCAGGCTCGTTATATAAACTTTGTCAGTAATTTCATAGCCTTTTTATTATACAGTTTAGAGGACGAAGATTCGATAAAAAGGGCCTCCCAGCTCATCACAGAACTTGAAGGTACGGAACCCAGTAATAGCCAGTTGAGTATCCATAAGTACGACAATCTTTATTATTGCAAAATAATTTACTATACACGTGCAAAACAATTTGAAAAAGCCGTTGAACTCGCTCCTGAAGTATGGTCCTTTTTAATCAAATACCGGCAACAGCTATCGAAAACCCGAAAGATGTCCATTTATTATAATTACGCCTTTGCGATTTTCATGGCAGGGGAATATGAACTTTCGCTGGACTGGCTCGAATATTTGCTTGACAATTTTGATCCCAAAATCGTACCCGACACCACCTTTATGGCTCAGAGGTTGCAAATTATCAATCATTTCGAACTCAATAACGATATCCTGGTAGAGCATCTCATGCGCACCATTTTACGTAAATACAGAAACCCAAAATACGGGACAGTAATTGTGCCCACGATCAAGGTAATCAAGAAAATACTTCGTCAGCCCGCTTCAAAAAAAATCCTGTTACAAGACTATTGTAAGACATTGGAGTCCACTGCTTTGCTTGGGGATGTTAAGGAGTGGATCGATTATAAGTATAACCGAAAAGACTGAGTTTAATCTCCTGCCACTCTACCCTACCCTGAAAAATCTTACTCAATGCTTGATAAATTTCTTTCCCGTTACGGCTCCTTTTTCATTGACCAGGACAAAGGAATAAACTCCGGAAGGAAAGCCGGCCACATCAAATTCGGCCCAAAATTCACCTCCAGTGGGAATGATTTCTTTGGCCAACACCATTCGGCCCATAGCATCAAAAATTTTCACCTGCATGATCTCCCCAAAGTAGGTTTTATTTTTGGCGACGAGCTTATCCGAAACGGGATTGGGATATAGTGTTAAAGGCTCATTATCGGCGAATGAAAAGACGCCGGTAAAAACATCCAGTTTCCACAATTCATGCCCGGTAACCCCATCATTTGCCTGGAAAAACAGGATGTCATTGGAAACCGTCAAAAAGGATGGATCGCAACTGCCCACCGGATTGATATCGGCCACCATTAACGTGCCCTGGGTTGTCCCGTCGGTCATCCATAATTCTTTCCCGTGCGGCCCGTCGGTGGATTGAAAAAACAACCTGTCGTTAAAACCCGTAAGATAGTTAGGCGCTGAATTAGAGCTTCCCTGTGGATTGATATCCTTGACCAGTACCGTGCCTGCTTCGGTTCCATCTGATTTCCAGAGTTCATGTCCGGTCAGACCATCCGTGGCACTGAAAAACAAAGTTCCGTTGAAAGCAGTGAGGTGCTCAGGATTTGATCCAATGGCTTCGTTGATATTTCTCACCATTACCGTTCCGGTTTCAGTGCCGTCGCTTTTCCACAATTCCACGCCCGATACGCCATCTGTGGCATTAAAAAAAAGAGTGCCTTCCACATCCGTTAATTCCTGTGGATCAGAATTTCCATTAGGATTGATGTCTTTTACCAATTGGGTGCCTTCGGCCGTGCCATCAGATTTCCACAATTCAATTCCAGCTCCCGGGGCGGTCTTGGCCTGGAAATAAAGGAAGTCTCCTGATACGGTTAACTGCTGAGGTTCGGAACTTCCTGCCGGATTAATGTCGGCAACCATCTGAGTGCCTTCGGAAGTGCCGTCAGAGCGCCACAATTCACGCCCGTGACTCACATCCTCCGCAGAAAAATAGAGCATCCCGTTGTATTCGGTCAAAAACCGGGGGGCACTGCCTCCGCCAGGTAAAATATCTAAAACCATTCCTGTGCCGGAAAGCGTGCCGTCGGATGTCCAAAGTTCTATGCCATTTTGGCCGTCGTTGGCAGCGAAGTAGAGCATTCCGCCCATCCAGATAAGATATTCGGGGTCTGAACTGCCTTCCGGGTGAATATCGGAAACCAGGTAGGTGCCTTCGTCTGTACCGTCGGTAATCCAGATTTCATTGCCGGCGTTTCCATCATTTGCCATGAAAAACAACCCCGGTCCGGCCGGCGTTAGCCAGGACGGATCGCTACTGCCGTCGGGATTGATATCCAATACCATTTGGGTGCCCTCGGTGCTGCCGTCGGAACGCCACAGTTCATACCCGTGGGCCAGGTCATTTGCTCTAAAAAGCAACACCCCGTTCCAGTCGGTCAGCTCTTCTGGTTCAGCGCCTCCTGTGGGATGTATATTTTTAACCAGGACTGGCGTCTGGGTATACATGAAACATGGAAAAAAAACGAGAACCAGCAAGGATTGGATAAATGACTTTTTCATAACCTATTGTTGTTTTGTTACACGTAATTTCTACCAGGCACAAGCCATGGTACGGCGAATATAGCCTTGTCAGTATTTAGGTTAATATGAAAATTGATCTTTACCTGTTAAGAGAAAAAACTCCTCTTGTCAGCAGAATGGACACAAAGACAAACAGGGCCACCCCATTTGTCCTAAAAAACAGGCAGTCTGATGGTTTTCCCCAAAAAAATAAAATAACGCAGGGAAAATAAGCTCGTTCCAAAAGTATAAATCTCCTGTTCAACCCTCCCTGATAAAAATCACAAAAAAGAAATGATTTTCATCAGGTTTCCATAGTTTTAAATTTCTCCGGAAATCAGAAAATCTATTTGCTTCCAGGTTGCGATTCATGGAAATTTGCCGGAATATGCATTGAATCATCTCCTGGATAGGCATTACCTATTAAATTGTTGCTACCTTCGTCCTCAGTTAATGTGCAGAGGAATTGGACC carries:
- a CDS encoding T9SS type A sorting domain-containing protein, encoding MKKSFIQSLLVLVFFPCFMYTQTPVLVKNIHPTGGAEPEELTDWNGVLLFRANDLAHGYELWRSDGSTEGTQMVLDINPDGSSDPSWLTPAGPGLFFMANDGNAGNEIWITDGTDEGTYLVSDIHPEGSSDPEYLIWMGGMLYFAANDGQNGIELWTSDGTLSGTGMVLDILPGGGSAPRFLTEYNGMLYFSAEDVSHGRELWRSDGTSEGTQMVADINPAGSSEPQQLTVSGDFLYFQAKTAPGAGIELWKSDGTAEGTQLVKDINPNGNSDPQELTDVEGTLFFNATDGVSGVELWKSDGTETGTVMVRNINEAIGSNPEHLTAFNGTLFFSATDGLTGHELWKSDGTEAGTVLVKDINPQGSSNSAPNYLTGFNDRLFFQSTDGPHGKELWMTDGTTQGTLMVADINPVGSCDPSFLTVSNDILFFQANDGVTGHELWKLDVFTGVFSFADNEPLTLYPNPVSDKLVAKNKTYFGEIMQVKIFDAMGRMVLAKEIIPTGGEFWAEFDVAGFPSGVYSFVLVNEKGAVTGKKFIKH